tagcATTGAATTGTTTATATATGTAGAGATAGAAAATTGCTGATGAAGAATCATAGGATTACATtgcttattaaattatttatatatgaggAAATTAAGGGGTTTAAGGGCATTTGGGTCCTCCTTCCTTGGTCTTCCAGCTGTTGTAGCAAGGGCAAACTTGCTTGTTGCCATATGTACCAGGAGGAACGCATAAGCATTTTGCACAACACTTCTGGCAGAAAAACATGCATGGCTTCTTGTGTGAAGTTGCAGAGCAACGGTAAGTACACCTTGGTTTACAATCTGTTTCATTCATTAGTCACATCATTAGCATTCAgcatagaaattaattaaatccctttaaattagttaaaactaattaacatgaTTGATGGTTACTATCTAGGAGCGACCTAGCATTAAAATGTTGGTTCTTATTCGCAAAATCGAGACACAAAATACATGAATGCACGACAATTAGATGAGTACGTGGAAATTTCATACCTGAAGGACGAAGTGTTCCACTGCGTGTATAAGCCTGTTCAAATATTATTACACAAACAAAATTGAGCAATAGTTAGAACAATTGGACTTCTATTTTgatgttaaatttatatattacgggcttgtttggataaacttctttaGAAGCActtctaaaagaagaaaa
The genomic region above belongs to Glycine max cultivar Williams 82 chromosome 14, Glycine_max_v4.0, whole genome shotgun sequence and contains:
- the GASA23 gene encoding protein RSI-1, translating into MAARSYSPTMVALSLLLLVTFSNVAEAYTRSGTLRPSDCKPRCTYRCSATSHKKPCMFFCQKCCAKCLCVPPGTYGNKQVCPCYNSWKTKEGGPKCP